Proteins from a genomic interval of Amphiura filiformis chromosome 9, Afil_fr2py, whole genome shotgun sequence:
- the LOC140160640 gene encoding LOW QUALITY PROTEIN: uncharacterized protein (The sequence of the model RefSeq protein was modified relative to this genomic sequence to represent the inferred CDS: deleted 2 bases in 2 codons), which yields MDRESQSIALEKRHVHNVYDKIAPHFSDTRYKAWPRVKEFLLELEPGSIVADVGCGNGKYLGINNQIYKIGCDCCVQLVDIARNRKHEVMACDNIRLPYRDNSFDAVISIAVIHHFATTERRANALRELARICRPGGQVMIYVWAMEQKQRKFDAQDVLVPWHLQPRYRKNKDKNKIDEDLPSSGSTSDEDLKKSCVSPAQDKLFKSSTSYPSPPKGRLTSGGFFPFNPPTTDHNITHGSACPRFRGTSKTVQPSQGSNPIAAAKKCRSVESSHFKQLLLPTRSDSVDEVFVDITSEDLMDYPAPRNRKGLQINPLRTPPPMYSTGQMSPKFFQENSPTGRRSPKFFNENSTAGQRSPKFFNENSPTGQRSPKFFNENSSNGNKNSKLQNPISMATSFLFDSLQGTKENISSAIEYKDSGTEDKSSLWDMLFGSPKIKRKGGVEHTTNGVCNADSMQGVCVTNGANTTITGSSNIQGSRLASLKAKRGAFTRTQSLDRDSTLCVIQKTQNREQLANGQLVYAARHSPLIGANQPIVGLNSMTAQGQVYRKPHLNKQSPLARNPDPSSSSSSMRVFIRCPVEPQSKHDCSDRKPDETVDKCNDAFAKCKPKSRNNSLTDKCVTPDSSDQPANKNLPSSDTCVTQDGGNKSEKRSSLEDRTGLNQDRKSSGVSQTSDDPSQHLRYYHVFREGELVELIEKHVDNLHIIRTYYDHANWCVVAEKVEVWRI from the exons GTTGTGGCAATGGCAAATACCTTGGCATCAACAATCAGATCTACAAAATCGGCTGTGATTGCTGCGTTCAGCTGGTTGACATCGCTCGCAATCGTAAACATGAAGTCATGGCCTGCGATAACATCCGTCTTCCATATCGTGACAACAGTTTTGATGCTGTCATATCCATCGCTGTTATCCACCATTTTGCTACCACGGAGAGGAGGGCGAACGCCTTACGAGAGCTTGCGAGAATATGTCGACCTGGGGGTCAGGTTATGATATATGTTTGGGCTATGGAACAAAAACAACGCAAG TTTGATGCTCAAGACGTGTTAGTTCCATGGCACCTTCAGCCTAGATATCGGAAAAATAAAG acaaaaacaaaattgatgaaGATCTTCCAAGTAGTGGATCCACCAGCGATGAAGACCTGAAGAAAAGCTGTGTGTCCCCAGCGCAAGACAAACTCTTCAAATCTTCAACTAGCTACCCTTCTCCTCCTAAGGGTCGGCTTACCTCAGGTGGTTTCTTTCCGTTCAATCCTCCCACCACAGATCACAACATTACCCACGGATCCGCATGTCCTAGGTTCAGAGG CACATCCAAGACGGTGCAACCGTCACAAGGATCCAATCCGATAGCTGCTGCGAAGAAATGTCGATCCGTTGAAAGTTCCCATTTCAAGCAACTCCTGCTCCCGACTCGATCGGATTCCGTGGACGAAGTGTTCGTCGACATCACATCTGAAGATTTGATGGATTATCCTGCTCCACGTAATCGTAAGGGATTGCAGATAAATCCTCTCAGAACACCACCTCCAATGTATTCCACAGGTCAAATGTCACCTAAGTTTTTTCAAGAAAACAGCCCTACGGGTCGAAGATCACCTAAGTTTTTTAATGAAAACAGCAccgcaggtcaaaggtcacctaaGTTTTTTAATGAAAACAGCCCTACAGGTCAAAGGTCGCCTAAGTTTTTTAATGAAAACAGCAGCAACGGTAACAAAAACAGTAAATTACAGAATCCAATATCAATGGCGACTAGTTTTCTGTTTGATTCACTTCAGGGGACAAAAGAGAATATTTCAAGTGCAATAGAGTACAAAGATTCAGGGACAGAGGACAAGTCGTCTTTGTGGGATATGTTATTTGGATCTCCGAAGATCAAACGTAAAGGAGGAGTGGAACATACAACCAACGGTGTTTGCAATGCAGACTCAATGCAAGGTGTGTGTGTTACAAATGGTGCTAATACTACCATTACTGGTAGTAGTAATATACAGGGGTCTAGGTTAGCCAGTTTAAAAGCAAAGCGAGGTGCCTTTACTCGGACGCAGAGTTTAGACCGGGATTCAACGCTGTGTGTGATCCAGAAGACGCAGAACAGGGAGCAACTTGCAAACGGGCAACTTGTGTATGCTGCCAGGCACTCGCCATTAATTGGGGCCAATCAACCAATCGTTGGTCTGAATTCCATGACCGCTCAGGGACAAGTGTACCGCAAACCGCACCTGAATAAACAGTCGCCGTTGGCTAGAAATCCGGATccttcatcatcgtcatcgtcaatGAGAGT TTTCATCAGGTGTCCGGTGGAGCCGCAATCAAAGCATGATTGCAGTGATAGGAAACCTGATGAAACGGTTGACAAATGTAATGATGCTTTCGCTAAATGTAAGCCTAAATCCAGAAACAATTCACTGACGGATAAGTGTGTGACGCCAGATTCTAGCGATCAGCCTGCAAACAAGAACCTACCAAGTAGTGATACATGCGTAACGCAAGATGGCGGGAATAAAAGTGAAAAGAGAAGTTCTTTAGAGGATAGAACTGGTCTCAACCAAGACAGAAAGAGTAGCGGTGTATCTCAAACCAGCGACGATCCTTCACAACATCTTCGATACTACCACGTTTTTCGTGAAGGAGAATTAGTCGAACTGATCGAAAAACATGTGGACAATTTACACATAATAAGGACTTACTATGACCATGCAAATTGGTGCGTGGTTGCTGAGAAGGTGGAAGTATGGAGAATCTGA